In the bacterium genome, one interval contains:
- a CDS encoding hydrogenase iron-sulfur subunit, with the protein MQQAMQQSDTWEPKILAFLCNWCSYAGADLAGVSRLQYPPNIRVIRIPCSGRMNPAFIVAALRNGVDGVLVSGCHPGDCHYLSGNYFARRKFTVFKSLLEYMGVEEGRVHFSWVSAAEGEKFSQVVREVTEKVKALGPARNYVREKIEVC; encoded by the coding sequence ATGCAACAGGCAATGCAACAAAGTGACACATGGGAGCCCAAGATCCTGGCGTTTCTATGCAACTGGTGCAGCTATGCAGGGGCAGACCTGGCTGGAGTGAGTCGACTGCAGTATCCACCCAACATCAGAGTCATCCGGATACCCTGCTCTGGGCGCATGAATCCGGCCTTCATAGTTGCAGCTCTTAGAAACGGGGTTGACGGAGTGCTGGTTTCAGGTTGCCATCCGGGAGACTGCCATTACCTGAGTGGTAACTACTTTGCCAGGCGGAAATTCACGGTTTTCAAGAGCCTACTTGAGTACATGGGTGTTGAGGAAGGCAGGGTGCACTTCTCTTGGGTTTCGGCTGCAGAGGGGGAAAAATTCTCTCAAGTTGTAAGGGAAGTAACTGAGAAGGTCAAGGCTTTGGGGCCAGCAAGGAATTACGTGCGAGAGAAGATCGAGGTGTGCTAA
- a CDS encoding 4Fe-4S ferredoxin: MEKIAEQIRSEASRLLEKGEVELVVGFRKGSIPMVSRPWLARTPQEAKELHWDGFCNLNLANYLTKRKEKVAVVAKGCDSRSLVLHMQEHQITRDQVVILGVPCQGMLDRRKLQEAVGLDREILEVEEADGLVHLRGRDLQESLPRQEALQQCCSICEHRNPVLKDLVLAEELKEQKAERFRDILEMERKSAQERWEAFRQVLSTCIRCYACRNACPHCYCPECFVDCSRPQWVGKSQDPQDVFTFHLFRAFHMAGRCTDCGSCERACPMGIPVRLLTRKLEKEIKERWGYEAGVSLEGVPPLATYQPDDPQDFIL; the protein is encoded by the coding sequence ATGGAGAAAATAGCTGAGCAGATCCGATCAGAGGCGAGCCGGCTGCTGGAAAAGGGTGAGGTGGAGTTGGTGGTAGGTTTCCGCAAGGGAAGCATCCCCATGGTTAGCCGCCCCTGGCTGGCCCGAACCCCCCAGGAGGCCAAGGAGCTTCACTGGGACGGCTTTTGTAACCTCAACTTGGCCAACTACTTGACCAAGAGGAAAGAAAAGGTGGCAGTGGTGGCCAAAGGGTGTGATTCTCGGTCATTGGTGCTCCACATGCAGGAGCATCAAATAACCAGAGACCAGGTGGTGATCCTGGGAGTTCCATGTCAGGGAATGCTGGACCGCAGGAAGCTGCAAGAGGCCGTGGGGCTGGATAGGGAGATCTTGGAGGTGGAAGAGGCCGACGGTTTGGTGCATCTTCGGGGCAGAGATCTGCAAGAGAGCCTTCCCAGGCAGGAGGCCCTGCAGCAGTGTTGTTCCATCTGCGAGCATCGAAATCCTGTGCTAAAAGACCTGGTTTTGGCTGAGGAGCTAAAGGAGCAGAAGGCCGAACGGTTCAGGGACATACTGGAGATGGAGAGGAAGTCAGCCCAGGAACGCTGGGAGGCCTTTAGGCAGGTGCTGAGCACTTGTATCAGGTGCTATGCATGCCGCAACGCCTGTCCCCACTGCTATTGCCCCGAATGTTTTGTGGATTGCTCCAGGCCCCAGTGGGTGGGCAAGTCTCAAGATCCACAAGATGTTTTCACATTCCACCTGTTCAGGGCTTTTCATATGGCAGGCCGATGTACTGATTGCGGCTCATGTGAAAGAGCTTGTCCCATGGGTATCCCTGTGAGGCTTCTCACTCGCAAACTAGAAAAGGAGATAAAGGAGCGATGGGGATATGAAGCTGGGGTGAGCTTGGAAGGGGTGCCTCCACTGGCCACTTACCAGCCTGACGACCCCCAGGATTTCATCCTGTGA